A DNA window from Candidatus Edwardsbacteria bacterium contains the following coding sequences:
- the scpB gene encoding SMC-Scp complex subunit ScpB: protein MDRNEAKRVIEALLFATDTPIAPSKLKSLLGEIDQKILRQLIAELKVEYERDGHSFSLVEVAGGYQIYTRPEYAKWVQELFRGKRASRLTAAALETLAIIAYKQPIIRGDIEAIRGVNVDGVMSTLAERNLVTVVGRDERPGKPILYGTTPEFLRYFGLATLSDLPK, encoded by the coding sequence ATGGATAGAAATGAAGCCAAAAGGGTGATAGAAGCCCTGCTGTTCGCCACCGACACGCCGATAGCTCCGTCAAAATTGAAGTCCCTGCTGGGGGAGATAGACCAAAAAATACTTCGGCAGCTGATAGCCGAGCTTAAGGTTGAATACGAGCGCGACGGCCATAGCTTTTCCCTGGTGGAGGTGGCCGGCGGATACCAGATATACACCCGCCCGGAATACGCCAAATGGGTTCAGGAACTTTTCCGGGGCAAACGGGCCTCCCGGCTGACGGCGGCGGCCCTGGAGACCCTGGCCATCATAGCCTATAAACAGCCCATCATCAGGGGCGACATAGAGGCCATTCGCGGGGTCAATGTCGACGGGGTGATGTCCACCCTGGCCGAACGCAATTTAGTGACGGTGGTGGGTCGTGACGAGCGCCCCGGGAAGCCGATACTGTACGGCACCACCCCGGAGTTCCTGCGTTATTTCGGCCTGGCCACCCTCTCGGACCTGCCAAAATAG
- a CDS encoding hemolysin family protein — protein MPDILKFLNNYFKRQPELSHHQLQALLTRAMQHQVLSKEEGSMMRRILNLADTPISSIMIPKSQLVCLEASATMGQIVDAFLKWGFSRLPVYDTDQDNIIGIIHVKELLRFWHRSAKNIRAVEFIRLPNFFPQTMKVAQALSEFQKRNISIAITIDEYGIPSGMITTEDLVEQIVGELYDEYNVELRYYRLMENGNYLIDACIPLDKFQEMFKLNLESQAHTLSGYILEKLQRIPLPGEKFRIHNLECAVEEGTPSKLKKLVIHDKRA, from the coding sequence ATGCCTGATATCCTGAAGTTCTTAAATAATTATTTTAAGCGCCAGCCGGAGCTGTCCCATCATCAACTGCAGGCCCTGCTGACCCGCGCCATGCAGCACCAGGTCCTCTCCAAGGAGGAGGGATCCATGATGCGGAGGATATTGAACCTGGCCGATACCCCAATATCCTCGATCATGATCCCCAAATCTCAGTTGGTATGCCTGGAAGCTTCGGCCACCATGGGGCAGATCGTGGACGCTTTTTTAAAATGGGGTTTCTCTCGCCTTCCGGTGTATGACACCGATCAGGATAATATCATCGGAATTATCCACGTAAAAGAACTGCTGCGTTTCTGGCATCGTTCGGCCAAAAACATAAGGGCCGTGGAATTCATTCGTCTGCCCAATTTTTTTCCCCAGACTATGAAAGTGGCCCAGGCCCTGTCGGAATTCCAAAAACGCAATATCTCCATTGCCATTACCATAGATGAATACGGCATCCCGTCAGGAATGATCACCACCGAGGACCTAGTGGAACAGATTGTCGGGGAGCTTTATGACGAGTATAACGTGGAGCTCAGGTACTATCGGCTGATGGAGAACGGCAACTACCTGATAGATGCCTGTATCCCCTTGGATAAATTCCAGGAGATGTTCAAATTAAACCTGGAAAGCCAGGCCCATACGCTATCGGGGTATATCCTGGAAAAACTGCAGCGGATTCCCCTGCCCGGGGAGAAATTCCGCATTCATAATTTGGAATGCGCCGTGGAAGAAGGCACCCCGTCCAAACTAAAGAAGCTGGTTATTCACGACAAACGAGCATAA
- a CDS encoding DUF502 domain-containing protein, whose amino-acid sequence MDILSPPKTAKGRFKNNFLTGLVAMLPVGLTAYLCWLLFKWSGRLFGELLIYIPYLQTLPQIARWGIGFILLVGLIYLVGLLASHLLGRRLLKFWENVLTKIPLVRIIYGTTRQFTDNFFTNKYAFREVVAVEYPRPGTYALGFLTSEVLWDMEEDQKGYSVYLPNTPNPTGGRVMIVPLKRLFRISITVEEAIKLIVSGGMVSPQGLKILASLDQDA is encoded by the coding sequence ATGGATATTCTATCGCCGCCCAAAACGGCCAAAGGCCGTTTCAAAAATAACTTCCTTACCGGCCTGGTGGCCATGCTGCCGGTGGGGCTGACCGCCTATCTCTGCTGGCTGCTGTTCAAATGGAGCGGGCGGCTGTTCGGCGAGCTGCTGATCTATATCCCCTATCTCCAGACCCTTCCTCAGATCGCCCGCTGGGGCATCGGCTTTATTTTGCTGGTCGGATTAATCTACCTGGTCGGCCTGCTGGCCTCGCATCTGCTGGGAAGGCGTCTGTTAAAATTTTGGGAGAATGTTTTGACCAAAATCCCCCTGGTCAGAATTATTTACGGCACCACCCGGCAGTTCACCGATAATTTCTTTACCAACAAATATGCCTTCCGCGAAGTGGTGGCGGTGGAATACCCCCGCCCCGGCACCTATGCTCTGGGTTTTCTTACCTCGGAGGTTCTGTGGGATATGGAGGAGGACCAAAAAGGTTACTCGGTATACCTGCCCAACACCCCCAACCCCACCGGAGGCCGGGTAATGATAGTTCCCCTGAAGCGGCTGTTCCGGATAAGCATCACCGTGGAGGAAGCCATAAAACTGATAGTTTCGGGGGGAATGGTCTCGCCCCAGGGGCTGAAAATACTGGCCTCGCTGGACCAAGATGCCTGA
- a CDS encoding ABC transporter ATP-binding protein/permease, which translates to MRLYLRLLSYLAPYKKQFILSIICMMFLALFSGASLGVIAPFMKVLFSQPEQISQQAVKISLSSGFSGSLEQIKNWFLWWLTSGGRISGIAKLCWIILAVFFVKNLFNYLQRLLTVHIEQHITMDIRNQMYGHLQQLSLGYFQRNKVGQVVSRLTNDVNMVRGAITEGSLSIVRQSLQVLVYLAIVVIAAWKLSLIAMLVLPGCLLLITLIGRRLRKRGRQLQERIADLTAVVTETIAGIRLVKTFAAEEYEKQKFIKYNRDYYRTIFRFETMSALSSPLTEYLGAAVGVLIIWVAKDYIAGANALSPERFFVFLAAAFSMIQPLNGLASVNSTVQQGLAASERIFSLLDQAPEVIDRPGATAVDGFRQSIKFEHMDFAYSPNPAVSEKSSYNAPVIVLKDINLEIKRGEMLALVGPSGAGKSTLVDLIPRFYDPIKGAIYLDGRDLRELDSKSLRQLMGIVGQETILFHDTIFNNIAYGKRDATQQQVEEAARAANAHQFVSQMPEGYQTVIGERGIRLSGGERQRISIARAILKNPPILIFDEATSALDAHSEVLVQQAIDRLMSNRTAIVIAHRLSTVQRADRIVVLDQGKIAEMGKHQELLEGRGLYWKLYNIQFNK; encoded by the coding sequence ATGCGTCTTTATCTGCGCTTGTTAAGTTATCTGGCGCCATACAAAAAACAGTTCATCCTGTCAATAATCTGCATGATGTTCCTGGCCCTGTTTTCGGGGGCTTCGCTGGGGGTGATCGCCCCGTTCATGAAGGTGCTGTTCAGCCAGCCGGAGCAGATCTCCCAGCAGGCGGTAAAGATAAGCCTGTCCTCAGGCTTTAGCGGTTCATTGGAGCAGATTAAGAACTGGTTCCTGTGGTGGCTGACCAGCGGGGGCCGGATCTCCGGGATCGCCAAGCTCTGCTGGATAATACTGGCGGTGTTCTTCGTCAAGAACCTGTTCAACTACCTGCAGCGCCTGCTGACGGTGCATATCGAACAGCATATCACCATGGACATCCGCAACCAGATGTACGGCCACCTCCAGCAGCTGTCGCTGGGCTATTTCCAGCGCAACAAGGTGGGACAGGTGGTCTCCCGGCTGACCAACGACGTCAACATGGTGCGGGGGGCCATCACCGAGGGGTCGCTGTCCATCGTCAGGCAGTCGCTCCAGGTGCTGGTCTACCTGGCCATCGTGGTTATCGCGGCCTGGAAACTGTCGCTGATCGCCATGTTGGTGTTGCCGGGCTGTCTGCTGCTGATCACCCTCATCGGGCGCCGCTTGCGGAAAAGGGGCAGGCAGCTGCAGGAGAGGATCGCCGACCTGACCGCGGTGGTGACCGAGACCATCGCCGGGATTCGGCTGGTAAAGACCTTTGCTGCCGAGGAATACGAGAAGCAGAAATTCATCAAATACAACCGGGATTATTACCGGACCATCTTCCGATTCGAGACCATGTCCGCCCTGTCCTCTCCGCTGACCGAATATCTGGGGGCGGCGGTGGGGGTGCTGATCATCTGGGTGGCCAAGGATTACATCGCTGGGGCCAACGCCCTCAGCCCCGAGAGGTTCTTTGTGTTCCTGGCGGCGGCCTTCTCCATGATCCAGCCGCTCAACGGGCTGGCCAGCGTCAACTCCACGGTGCAGCAGGGCCTGGCGGCCTCGGAGCGGATATTCAGTCTGCTGGACCAGGCGCCAGAGGTCATCGACCGGCCGGGGGCAACTGCGGTGGATGGGTTCCGTCAATCCATAAAATTCGAGCATATGGATTTTGCTTACAGTCCCAATCCTGCGGTATCCGAGAAATCATCTTATAATGCTCCCGTGATCGTGCTCAAAGATATCAACCTAGAGATCAAGCGGGGGGAGATGCTGGCTCTGGTGGGGCCGTCGGGGGCCGGGAAATCCACCCTGGTGGACCTGATCCCGCGGTTCTACGATCCCATCAAAGGAGCGATCTACCTGGATGGAAGGGACCTGCGGGAGCTGGACTCGAAATCGCTGCGCCAGCTGATGGGCATCGTGGGCCAGGAGACCATTCTGTTTCACGACACCATATTCAACAATATCGCCTACGGCAAGCGGGATGCCACCCAACAGCAGGTGGAGGAGGCCGCCCGGGCCGCCAACGCCCATCAGTTCGTATCCCAGATGCCGGAGGGCTACCAGACCGTAATCGGGGAGAGGGGGATCAGACTGTCGGGCGGGGAACGCCAGCGGATATCCATCGCCCGGGCCATCCTGAAGAACCCGCCCATCCTGATATTCGACGAGGCCACCTCGGCCCTGGACGCCCATTCGGAGGTGCTGGTGCAGCAGGCCATCGACCGCCTGATGTCCAACCGCACCGCCATCGTCATCGCCCACCGCCTATCCACCGTCCAGCGGGCCGACCGGATAGTAGTGCTGGATCAGGGAAAGATCGCGGAGATGGGCAAGCACCAGGAATTACTGGAAGGCCGGGGCCTTTACTGGAAACTGTACAATATCCAATTCAACAAATAG